The Elusimicrobiota bacterium genomic sequence TGCTTATTGAAATAACACGTCAAGTAGCTGAAAGGGGAAGGAGAGTGACTTGGGTTTTAGAAGCTGTTAGAGAAAAACATTCTAGAGAAATAAGAAGATACAGAGCACATGGAGATGTTAACAGATTTCTGGATGATATTGGGATAGAGGAATTCTTAGGTACAGATCCTTCTAGTTACGCACATTTATTTAATACAGCAAGATCAGAAAGGGTTTCAATAAAACCATAAACAGCCAACATGCCCCCCATCAGGCTGAAATAGGTCATAAAACAAAGCCCGGTGAAACATTTTTTAGTGAACGCCATAAAAACAACGCCCACGGACATGATGACGATATTGAGAATAATCTGCCCTGGATTCACCGCATTAAACCTCGATCTTGGCCATTTTCCTAATCACGATCAACCCGATGGTCTGCCAAAAAACGCACGCCAAAATAATGAAAATCCCCATTAAAGACGTAAAGAAATTGCCCACCGCCTCCGGCTGGAAAAAATAAAGAATCATGAGCATGCCCCAAGGGATGATGCTGATGACGATGGATTGCATCCTGGGTCCGGCGGTCAGCGCGTTGATTTTGTCCTTGAGCTTTCCCTCTTCGCGGATGGTGTCGACGATTCGGTCGAAAATTTTGGTCAGGTTGCCGCCGGTTTGGCGCTGGATGATGATGGCGCGCACGACATAGCTCACCAAGTCGCTGTCGACGCGCCGGTCGAAAGCCTTGAGCGCCTCTTCGAACGGCATGCCCAGCTTGTAATTTTTAAGCATCAGATCGAATTCCTCGGAGATGGGCGGCACCATTTCATGCACGGCCAATTCCAATCCTTGGACCAGATCCAAGCCGGATTTCATGGCGTCGGAAAGCAGGATCAAAGAATCCAAAAGCTGAGAATCGATTTTTAAGCGGCGGCGCTCCTTGATGAATTTCAGACCCTCGGTCGGCAAGAGGTAAACGAAAATGAACGCCGCCAGAAAGAAAACAACAAGATTCATGGTCAGCAGCCCGAAAATAACGGAAATGATCATTGGCCCGTACAAAAGCCACCCGGCGCCCACGCCCAAAAATTGTTTGTTGTATTCGTAAGCCAGGGTTTTGGCCCGTTCGCTCAAGCGTTCGATGAAAGAATCCAGGATTTCCTGCGCGCCGATGCCCTTTAAGCGCGTAAAGATGAACACCACCACAAAAACGATGAGCGGTATCAAAACGATATAGAAACCGCTCTTTTTAAACGCTTCTTCCAAATCTTTTTTATTGGAGGGATAGGCGTTGACCATGTCCGAATACTTGGCCGGAGGGATGTCGGAGAGCGTCATCCAAACGATTCTGCTCAAGGAGCAAAAACTCTCGAACGCGGCGTCATAGGATGTTGAATCGCGCCGGGATGAAGAAATGCGGATCTTTTCAAGCTGCTGATAAAGAAGCTCCAACTGAGGAAAAAGAGCGCGGCCGCGGCCGCCGAGTGAGTTGGCGATGCCCGGGGTCACATAAAGCTGATCGAGCGCGTTTCTTAGCTGGCCTTGGGTTTCCGTGTAATAGGGCAAAAGCGTGCCGATGTCAACGCCGTCGCCGCCGATCCCCTGGGAAGGAAAGGTGCCTTTTTTAAGAATATCCAGCGTTTTATAGACCAGGCCGAAAACGTTTTGCCATAGGTTCTTGGCGTTAGGATCAGTATTTTTTTCGATGATCTCGGCGTAATAGATATCGGACATGGCGACATTGGCCCTGGTCCAGGATCTTGCCGTCGCGTCCACGGTTTTTTTCAAACGCTCCGCGGCCAGGCAATCAATGCGTTCCGAGAGATTATTTTTTTTGCAGCAGGGGCCTTGGGTCAAACAGATGGATTCTGTTTGCTTGGATTCGGCTTTCGCATCAGGCTGCTGCTGGTCTTGAGCCCGTAAAACTGGGCACAGGGCAAATAAGACTGCAAAAACTCTGATCATCATGCCTGCGGTTTGCTTCCCTCGGCGCCGCCTTCCGGCGGCTTCGGAGCCTCGGCCTTCACGGCTTCCGGCGCTTCAGGCGGCGGCTCAACCGGTTTAAACACGTCAAGGGACATGTTCACGCCCTTGGCCTTGAAACCCTTATGGCAATTGGGGATAACGCCGGTCGCCGTGTGATAGCCGATGACTCTGCCGGTGTTCTCATCGACGCCGGTCTGAATGAACTTAAAAATCTCCTGGCTGGTGACGCCCTTGTCGTCACGGCCCATGATTTCCGTGATGGAGGTCACGCGGCGCGATCCGTCTTCCATGCGGGTCAATTGGCAAATCAGATGAATCGCGCCCGCGATCATCTCGCGCAAAACCCAAATCGGCAAATCCATGCCGCTCATCAAACACATGGTTTCAACGCGATTTAATGCGTCGCGCGGCGTGTTCGCATGGATGGTGGTCATGGAGCCGTCGTGACCGGTGTTCATGGCCTGCAACATGTCGATGGATTCGCCGCCGCGGCACTCGCCGACCACGATTCGGTCCGGGCGCATACGCAAAGCGTTTTTGACCAAATCGCGGATAGTGACCTCGCCTTTGCCCTCGATATTGGCCGGCCGTGATTCCAAACGCACCCAATGAGGCTGTTGCAGCCTCAACTCAGCCACATCCTCGATGGTCAGGATGCGCTCATCGCCGGGAATAAACGATGAGCACATGTTTAAAAAAGTCGTTTTGCCGGTGCCGGTGCCGCCTGAAATAACGACGTTTTTTGCGGTGAACACGCAGGCTTTGATGAAATCCACCATCTCCTGGGTAATGGCATTAAAACTGATCAACTGTTCATAAGTAAACGGCTTGGCCGAAAAACGCCTGACGGTCAAGGTCGGACCGGAGACAGCCAGGGGAGGGATCACCGCATTGACGCGGGAGCCGTCTTTCAAGCGGGCGTCGACCAAGGGTGAACTCTCATCGATCCTGCGGCCCAAGGGAGCCACGATTTTACGGATCACCTCGACGAGTTGATCATCCGTTCTAAAGCGGAGGGGGATGAGGGTGAGTTTTCCTTTTTGCTCGACGTAAATTTTGTCATGACAATTGACCATGATTTCGGTGATTTTGGGGTCCCTGAGCAAAATCTCCAACGGCCCGAGGCCGAGGATATCGTCGAGAAGTTCACTGATGAATTTCTCACGCTGTTCCCTGGTTAATTCCGCGTCAGGGCGCTTATCAAGGGCGTTATTGACGATTTGTTCGACCCGTTGGCGGCGCTGGGCTTCGCCGGCGGTTTTTACCGTGGTCATTTCCGAAACAACGTGAGCGTGAATTTCTTCTTTTAATTTATCCCATTTGGGATCCGAAACAATGTCAAAATCAATGTCGACCGCATTTTGAGTCGCCGACCCCGCTGAGCCGGTTCCCCCGGCAGCGCCGGGCGCGCCGTTTTGACCGGGGCCGCCCAGTTTCCAAAACCCGTTGGCATTTGTTAAGTAGC encodes the following:
- a CDS encoding type II secretion system F family protein; protein product: MMIRVFAVLFALCPVLRAQDQQQPDAKAESKQTESICLTQGPCCKKNNLSERIDCLAAERLKKTVDATARSWTRANVAMSDIYYAEIIEKNTDPNAKNLWQNVFGLVYKTLDILKKGTFPSQGIGGDGVDIGTLLPYYTETQGQLRNALDQLYVTPGIANSLGGRGRALFPQLELLYQQLEKIRISSSRRDSTSYDAAFESFCSLSRIVWMTLSDIPPAKYSDMVNAYPSNKKDLEEAFKKSGFYIVLIPLIVFVVVFIFTRLKGIGAQEILDSFIERLSERAKTLAYEYNKQFLGVGAGWLLYGPMIISVIFGLLTMNLVVFFLAAFIFVYLLPTEGLKFIKERRRLKIDSQLLDSLILLSDAMKSGLDLVQGLELAVHEMVPPISEEFDLMLKNYKLGMPFEEALKAFDRRVDSDLVSYVVRAIIIQRQTGGNLTKIFDRIVDTIREEGKLKDKINALTAGPRMQSIVISIIPWGMLMILYFFQPEAVGNFFTSLMGIFIILACVFWQTIGLIVIRKMAKIEV
- the tadA gene encoding Flp pilus assembly complex ATPase component TadA, yielding MGTEAAIDQCKIVTVTGPKEGVGKTIMALNLASLRAAQTGRGVVLIEADPQCREELLTWIGITGSQLNVIPTLKSLVDFYSRAGGGQKAVDLVRGKIVFARAGVAALPLGFQPKDVMGGFDPQALHNFLRGLSSHYDVIIDTESSYALLPFALELSDWVYWVTLPQRQNLTATIGIFEDLKAEHFPLDRIEIIVNQYNLPGAMQVPEMERYLYAYNKKIKFRLPWEDGIPEAANAGGAYLITNNANSEWSKMLRFVANHLRDVRPKGSGGNFADLMRYLTNANGFWKLGGPGQNGAPGAAGGTGSAGSATQNAVDIDFDIVSDPKWDKLKEEIHAHVVSEMTTVKTAGEAQRRQRVEQIVNNALDKRPDAELTREQREKFISELLDDILGLGPLEILLRDPKITEIMVNCHDKIYVEQKGKLTLIPLRFRTDDQLVEVIRKIVAPLGRRIDESSPLVDARLKDGSRVNAVIPPLAVSGPTLTVRRFSAKPFTYEQLISFNAITQEMVDFIKACVFTAKNVVISGGTGTGKTTFLNMCSSFIPGDERILTIEDVAELRLQQPHWVRLESRPANIEGKGEVTIRDLVKNALRMRPDRIVVGECRGGESIDMLQAMNTGHDGSMTTIHANTPRDALNRVETMCLMSGMDLPIWVLREMIAGAIHLICQLTRMEDGSRRVTSITEIMGRDDKGVTSQEIFKFIQTGVDENTGRVIGYHTATGVIPNCHKGFKAKGVNMSLDVFKPVEPPPEAPEAVKAEAPKPPEGGAEGSKPQA